From uncultured Campylobacter sp., a single genomic window includes:
- a CDS encoding formate dehydrogenase-specific chaperone — protein MDANLLQARSYYYEFFAIPFFFYETDTKFKRWQQQLEFLRSSPIVPSDEAEFQNLAKFDFAAFKSEQNSVLFDFSYANVPMSASFYDEGRDDGRMRVAVIDVLKKSKFRRNMELCKECEDYVGFIFYLHSTLLRDAAAKHSAVLNGQNSVANEQNSTNSASLTAQDGKNSVDSHGSKNFTDSQDGKNTANSQYAKNLIGAQDGETLALELFTNVTNSFVDEFSELLCGHVRADFFKSLGALMRSFFALERSLLALAAPQKKDRSVVKEAIKKGGYQNKFTNPEDIFDLD, from the coding sequence ATGGATGCGAATCTACTTCAAGCAAGAAGCTACTACTACGAATTTTTTGCAATTCCGTTTTTTTTCTATGAAACAGATACGAAATTTAAGCGCTGGCAGCAGCAGCTGGAGTTTTTACGCAGCTCGCCCATTGTGCCTAGCGATGAGGCGGAATTTCAAAATTTGGCGAAATTCGATTTTGCAGCGTTTAAAAGCGAGCAAAATTCCGTGCTTTTTGATTTTTCATACGCCAACGTGCCGATGAGTGCGAGCTTCTACGACGAGGGACGCGACGATGGACGTATGCGTGTCGCGGTAATCGACGTGCTAAAAAAGAGTAAATTTCGCCGCAATATGGAGCTTTGCAAAGAGTGCGAGGATTATGTGGGATTTATTTTTTACCTGCATTCGACTCTGCTGCGCGACGCGGCTGCAAAACACAGCGCAGTTTTAAACGGACAAAATTCCGTGGCAAACGAGCAAAATTCCACAAATAGCGCGAGCTTGACGGCGCAAGACGGAAAAAATTCTGTAGATTCGCATGGCAGTAAAAATTTTACGGACTCGCAGGATGGTAAAAATACTGCGAACTCGCAATACGCTAAAAATTTGATCGGCGCGCAAGACGGCGAAACGCTGGCGTTAGAGCTTTTTACGAATGTCACCAACAGCTTTGTGGATGAGTTTAGCGAGCTTTTGTGCGGGCATGTGCGGGCGGATTTTTTCAAATCATTAGGCGCACTAATGAGAAGCTTTTTTGCGCTTGAGCGCTCGCTTTTAGCGCTTGCCGCTCCGCAAAAGAAAGATCGCAGCGTCGTTAAAGAAGCGATCAAAAAAGGTGGCTATCAAAATAAATTTACCAATCCGGAAGATATTTTTGATCTGGATTGA
- a CDS encoding twin-arginine translocation signal domain-containing protein, protein MENKRRDFLKKSLKIGAVGAVGVAASQALAKNEQDYGDTVRGKSPKKEVLYWESEAWKKYYKVAY, encoded by the coding sequence ATGGAGAACAAACGCAGGGATTTTCTTAAAAAATCTCTAAAAATCGGCGCGGTAGGTGCCGTGGGCGTTGCCGCGTCTCAGGCTCTAGCAAAAAATGAGCAGGACTATGGCGATACCGTTCGTGGCAAATCACCGAAAAAAGAGGTGCTTTACTGGGAGAGTGAAGCGTGGAAAAAATACTATAAAGTAGCTTACTAG
- a CDS encoding histidine kinase encodes MKKAILTSVALAASLNAALSDSEILSIYGGAPQGIEIKVAERIPLSEPKGVEAVVLKISQGNMSQEEIIFTQGDLIFTDIIDPKKRVVYKEQIKQDRIAGQLSKVFKAESKDNIIKLGNDPKKPTILMLTDALCPFCRKEMARIEETLKNNNVDIVMTSVHGDDGHAKSALIYKEIKNAKTDEQKIAVFKKYYAEDNKAGAKDVSAAELDAAKALAGKYFGAGVNSVPYIIELDKLK; translated from the coding sequence ATGAAAAAAGCTATTTTAACTTCAGTTGCGCTCGCAGCGAGCCTAAACGCGGCTTTAAGCGACAGCGAAATTCTATCCATCTACGGCGGCGCGCCACAAGGCATCGAAATAAAGGTCGCCGAGCGCATCCCACTTAGCGAGCCAAAGGGCGTCGAGGCGGTCGTTTTAAAGATTTCTCAAGGCAATATGTCGCAAGAGGAGATCATTTTCACTCAAGGCGATCTGATCTTTACCGATATCATCGATCCTAAAAAACGCGTAGTCTATAAGGAGCAGATCAAACAAGACCGCATCGCAGGACAGCTAAGTAAGGTCTTCAAAGCAGAGAGCAAAGACAATATCATCAAGCTAGGAAACGATCCCAAAAAGCCTACGATTTTGATGCTGACGGACGCTTTGTGTCCATTCTGCCGCAAAGAGATGGCAAGGATCGAAGAAACTCTAAAAAATAACAATGTTGATATCGTCATGACCTCCGTTCACGGCGATGACGGCCACGCAAAATCCGCGCTCATCTACAAAGAGATCAAAAATGCTAAAACCGACGAGCAAAAGATAGCGGTTTTTAAAAAATATTACGCTGAAGATAACAAAGCAGGTGCCAAAGACGTAAGCGCTGCCGAGCTAGACGCCGCCAAAGCCCTAGCCGGCAAATACTTCGGCGCGGGAGTAAACTCGGTGCCTTACATCATCGAACTAGACAAGCTAAAATAA
- the selA gene encoding L-seryl-tRNA(Sec) selenium transferase yields the protein MQRIKLPKIDKIANAQEFQNCLRPQIIKIAQELIEEARREALQGGKLASESEIIARIKSRYEKFQSLSLKPLINATGVVLHTNLGRSVISAEILTRAQNIITSYSNLEYDLSEGARGNRYDYIALLCSELFGAQDALVVNNNAAAVFLVLNTFARGREVVVSRGELVEIGGSFRVSEVMSNSGAKLVEIGTTNKTKPDDYEEAINENTAILMKVHRSNFKISGFSSSVSAAEIAALARKATRKKEEFLALRAASFKNLADLCSGSSDTDGEILNSAPNGLSLAAASANSLNLKSDEPSEKSERFYGYGAGDESEISAKASKIYPAKFSMKKEESFNEIIDYYDLGSGYVSELGFGLGKSEPSIFELLKSGVRLLSFSGDKLFGSVQCGIILGDQQLIARLRKNQLLRMLRVDKITLSLLAETIKAYINKEFHLITTIDQIHLSLDELRERAKLVRSRIGVKSQIVLTTTFVGGGTMPSASYPSVALAILDGADPQSTQAKFRAAGIIGRIEDDKFLLDFRSILKSDLQDLIKKIGEIYE from the coding sequence ATGCAACGAATCAAACTACCCAAAATCGATAAAATCGCAAACGCGCAGGAGTTTCAAAACTGCCTCCGCCCGCAAATCATCAAAATCGCGCAAGAGCTCATCGAAGAGGCACGCAGGGAGGCGCTGCAAGGAGGCAAGCTCGCAAGTGAAAGCGAGATCATCGCGCGCATCAAATCGCGCTACGAAAAATTTCAAAGCTTAAGCCTTAAACCGCTCATCAACGCAACCGGCGTCGTGCTGCACACGAACCTCGGCCGCAGCGTCATCAGCGCCGAAATTTTAACCCGCGCGCAAAATATCATCACCTCGTATTCAAATTTAGAATACGACCTATCCGAGGGCGCGCGCGGCAACAGATACGATTACATAGCGCTTTTGTGCAGCGAGCTCTTCGGAGCGCAGGACGCGCTCGTGGTCAATAACAACGCTGCGGCGGTATTTTTGGTGCTAAATACCTTCGCGCGCGGACGCGAAGTCGTGGTAAGCCGCGGCGAGCTCGTCGAGATCGGCGGGAGCTTTCGAGTAAGCGAAGTGATGTCAAACTCGGGCGCAAAGCTTGTGGAGATCGGCACTACGAACAAAACCAAGCCGGACGATTACGAAGAAGCGATCAATGAAAATACGGCGATCTTGATGAAGGTGCACCGCTCAAATTTTAAAATTTCGGGTTTCAGCTCTAGCGTAAGCGCTGCAGAAATTGCGGCTTTGGCGCGAAAAGCGACGCGCAAAAAAGAGGAATTTTTAGCGCTTAGAGCGGCAAGCTTTAAAAATTTAGCAGATCTTTGCAGCGGCTCTTCGGACACGGACGGCGAAATTTTAAATTCTGCGCCGAATGGTTTAAGCTTAGCGGCAGCTTCTGCAAATTCTTTAAATTTAAAAAGCGACGAGCCGTCCGAAAAGAGCGAGCGTTTTTACGGATACGGCGCGGGCGACGAGAGCGAAATTTCCGCCAAAGCTTCTAAAATTTACCCCGCAAAATTTAGCATGAAAAAAGAGGAAAGCTTTAACGAGATCATCGATTATTACGATCTTGGAAGCGGCTACGTAAGCGAGCTGGGATTTGGGCTAGGCAAAAGCGAGCCCTCAATCTTTGAGCTTTTAAAAAGCGGCGTGCGGCTGCTTAGCTTTAGCGGCGACAAGCTCTTCGGCTCCGTGCAGTGCGGCATCATCCTAGGAGATCAGCAGCTCATCGCGCGCCTGCGCAAAAACCAGCTACTGCGAATGCTGCGCGTGGACAAGATCACGCTAAGCCTGCTTGCCGAGACGATCAAGGCGTATATAAATAAAGAATTTCACCTCATCACGACGATAGATCAGATCCATCTAAGCCTGGACGAGCTGCGCGAGCGAGCGAAGCTAGTGCGATCGCGCATCGGCGTAAAATCGCAGATCGTGCTTACTACCACCTTCGTAGGCGGCGGCACGATGCCGAGCGCCTCCTACCCTAGCGTCGCGCTTGCGATACTTGACGGCGCAGATCCGCAGAGCACACAGGCTAAATTTCGCGCTGCGGGTATAATCGGGCGGATCGAGGATGATAAATTTTTGCTCGATTTCAGATCGATTTTAAAAAGCGACTTGCAAGATTTAATAAAAAAGATCGGAGAAATTTATGAATAG
- the selB gene encoding selenocysteine-specific translation elongation factor has translation MNSVIIGTAGHIDHGKTALIKALNGFEGDRMPSEKQRGITIDLSFSHLRSGDTNVAFIDVPGHENLVKTMISGAYAFDAAMLVVAADDGLMPQSKEHIQILSLLGVKSVILCISKCDLADDARKAEVAAQCKEYISKFKDLQILNTFFISIKDPASIAELKNYLFNIKPAQRQGGGVVHYYIDRVFSLKGLGTIVTGSLINGAISKGEKLYNCDLSKIFNVKSVQIHDEDTPLAQAPNRVALSLDAKTSELEKGQILSKKGFFRGFNEADCTFSGEISHNQDVLFCVGSKQSAAKALILKELPSGEKLVSFKFDKTMFLKFNEPFVCLANSRVIGGGRVLNAVVEPLKKQSKAVLLTALLKRNFTEAFKILSGFHKHGFGLFSAYQRFGMEYDEAVKIARGIEGTYFDEANLCVYDLSAIEDVKSLIKFIVSKNDYAIFSPASIALKLSWASEDLAARALSELERSGIVYKKGGVYVKSGVDFDALKQGLESKIFDLIKKGGIAPLAPYNIYDELEIDRESGDDALKKLTYAKKVVRLAHNLFAEAENLALAIKRLYAIIEKEGFVNVTNAKEELGLSRKFVICYLEYLDKMGNIVTIDNKRYLKK, from the coding sequence ATGAATAGCGTAATCATCGGCACCGCAGGCCATATTGATCACGGAAAGACCGCGTTAATCAAGGCGCTAAACGGCTTTGAGGGAGACCGAATGCCGAGCGAAAAGCAGCGTGGTATCACGATCGATCTTAGCTTTTCCCATCTGCGCTCGGGAGATACCAACGTTGCGTTTATCGACGTACCGGGGCATGAAAATCTAGTAAAGACGATGATTAGCGGCGCATATGCCTTCGACGCTGCGATGCTGGTAGTCGCCGCGGACGACGGGCTGATGCCGCAAAGCAAAGAGCATATTCAAATTTTATCGCTGCTTGGGGTAAAAAGCGTGATCTTGTGTATCAGCAAGTGCGATCTAGCCGACGACGCGCGCAAGGCGGAGGTCGCGGCGCAGTGCAAGGAATACATCAGTAAATTTAAGGATTTGCAAATTTTAAATACCTTTTTTATCAGCATAAAAGACCCCGCAAGCATCGCCGAGCTGAAAAATTATCTCTTTAATATCAAGCCCGCGCAGCGCCAAGGAGGCGGCGTGGTGCACTACTACATCGACCGCGTCTTTTCGCTTAAGGGGCTCGGCACCATCGTAACGGGCAGCCTCATTAACGGCGCTATTTCAAAGGGCGAAAAGCTTTATAACTGCGATCTGAGTAAAATTTTTAATGTCAAAAGCGTGCAGATCCACGACGAGGACACGCCGCTAGCGCAGGCTCCAAACCGCGTCGCGCTAAGTCTGGACGCCAAAACGAGCGAGCTTGAAAAGGGGCAAATCCTAAGCAAAAAGGGCTTTTTTCGCGGCTTTAACGAGGCCGACTGCACCTTTAGCGGCGAAATTTCGCATAATCAAGACGTGCTGTTTTGCGTCGGAAGCAAGCAAAGCGCGGCAAAAGCGCTCATTTTAAAGGAACTTCCAAGCGGCGAGAAGCTCGTAAGCTTTAAATTTGACAAAACGATGTTTTTGAAATTCAATGAACCCTTCGTCTGCCTGGCAAACTCGCGCGTAATCGGCGGCGGACGCGTGCTAAACGCCGTGGTCGAGCCGCTAAAAAAGCAGAGCAAAGCCGTGCTTCTAACCGCGCTTTTGAAGCGAAATTTCACCGAAGCGTTTAAAATTTTAAGCGGCTTTCACAAGCATGGATTCGGGCTATTTTCGGCGTATCAGCGCTTCGGAATGGAGTACGACGAAGCGGTAAAGATCGCGCGCGGCATAGAAGGGACGTATTTTGACGAAGCAAATTTATGCGTTTACGATCTAAGCGCGATCGAGGACGTAAAAAGCCTCATAAAATTTATCGTCTCAAAAAACGACTACGCGATCTTTTCGCCTGCCTCGATCGCTCTAAAGCTCTCGTGGGCCAGCGAGGATCTTGCCGCGCGCGCGCTTAGCGAGCTTGAGCGGAGCGGCATCGTCTACAAAAAGGGCGGAGTTTACGTAAAATCGGGAGTGGATTTTGACGCGCTTAAGCAGGGCCTGGAGAGTAAAATTTTTGATCTCATCAAAAAGGGCGGCATCGCGCCGCTTGCGCCGTATAACATTTACGACGAGCTGGAGATCGACCGCGAAAGCGGCGATGACGCGCTAAAGAAGCTAACATACGCCAAAAAGGTCGTCCGTCTCGCACATAATCTCTTCGCCGAGGCCGAAAATTTAGCCCTGGCGATCAAGCGCCTTTATGCAATCATCGAAAAAGAGGGCTTCGTAAACGTCACGAACGCCAAAGAGGAGCTTGGGCTTAGCAGAAAATTCGTAATCTGCTACCTCGAATACCTCGACAAGATGGGAAATATCGTGACGATCGACAATAAACGCTATTTGAAAAAGTAA
- a CDS encoding formate dehydrogenase subunit alpha, with translation MSENTIGRRSFLKLAALGASSVAAFGENNTLRAATEQEIKNPFPGSVMKRTICSICSVGCGIEAQVDESTNTWIRQDMAVDHPISQGSHCCKGIDQIDLTKSKMRLKYPLKKVGGKWERISWEQAVNEIGDKMLQVRKEDGPDSVVFLGSAKFCNEQAYYFRKFAAFWGTNSNDHVARIUHSATVAGVANTWGYGAMTNHVGDMAKNSKMILFIGANSAVANPVGAMKHALQARDRNGAKIVVVDPNFTRTAAKADMYIRIRPGTDIAFVYGMLHLIFKNSWEDKELIKTRTYAVEEIRAEAEKWDPKEVANVTGCKEEELIEFTRMFATTKPATLCWALGITQHSIGSSNTRILALLQLILGNMGKPGGGCNILRGHDNVQGATDMCNLSDSLPAYYGLADNAWKHFCKGWGVDYEQFIKRFAVSTKQPHEKQGEKVPGTNFTEYFHYDPSIEQDTINWRNEKGFSLSKWWQGVLKNEPVLSSGNVRVLWVQGTGITSMAHVRETQEALGKIDMLVVAEPFLNEVAILNDRPDGIYVLPVATQFESEGHLSATNRSGQWRTQIVKPLFESKEDQEVMFLFAKKFGFYDEYVRGMKMGIVDGELKQVKDDFVWPDDATDEIARNTQSIGNNGRTAARFRRQQKNWHLFDPDTLRGIGGEVEGEYYGLPWPCWDMQHPGTPILYDVTKPYADGGMGFRNRFGLEHDGVSQLADESITLPGSKIQGGHAEITKANIEQVLGITLSEDEKANMGPTWSTDYSGIIAKKCREFGICPCGNARARAKVWQFADQIPKHREPIHSPRWDLVEKYPTFADQKRNFRVFTRFISEQKKQDWSKDFPTIVSSLRLVNLSGAGMIERTSKYLSAITPEMFAHVNPKLAADKGIKDGEMMWIHSPQGTKIKVKCIYSHAVTPDRIVMPYNFAGIFQGEDLSERYPEGTKPYIRGESSNTITNYGFDINTQISEFNAGLCRLERA, from the coding sequence ATGAGTGAGAATACGATCGGAAGGAGATCGTTTTTGAAACTCGCCGCTTTAGGAGCGAGCAGCGTAGCTGCGTTTGGCGAAAATAATACGCTAAGAGCCGCTACTGAGCAAGAGATCAAAAACCCATTTCCAGGTTCCGTTATGAAGCGAACGATATGTTCGATCTGTTCCGTAGGCTGCGGTATCGAGGCTCAAGTGGATGAGAGCACCAATACCTGGATTCGCCAAGATATGGCAGTAGATCACCCGATCTCGCAAGGCAGCCACTGCTGTAAGGGAATCGATCAAATCGATCTAACCAAATCTAAAATGCGTCTTAAATATCCGCTCAAAAAGGTTGGCGGCAAGTGGGAGCGCATAAGTTGGGAGCAAGCCGTTAACGAAATCGGCGATAAAATGCTTCAAGTCCGCAAAGAGGACGGTCCAGATAGTGTGGTATTTCTGGGTTCGGCTAAATTTTGCAACGAGCAGGCATATTATTTTAGGAAATTTGCAGCCTTTTGGGGTACAAACAGCAACGACCACGTAGCCAGAATTTGACATAGCGCAACAGTCGCCGGTGTGGCGAATACTTGGGGTTATGGAGCTATGACAAATCACGTAGGCGATATGGCGAAAAATTCTAAAATGATCCTTTTTATAGGTGCGAATTCTGCGGTTGCAAATCCAGTGGGAGCTATGAAGCATGCTCTTCAAGCTCGCGATAGAAACGGCGCGAAAATCGTCGTCGTCGATCCAAATTTTACTAGAACTGCGGCTAAGGCCGATATGTATATTAGAATTCGTCCGGGAACTGATATAGCGTTTGTGTACGGAATGCTGCATCTAATCTTCAAAAACAGCTGGGAAGATAAAGAGCTAATAAAAACAAGAACCTACGCTGTAGAGGAGATTAGAGCCGAAGCTGAGAAGTGGGATCCTAAAGAGGTAGCCAATGTCACCGGCTGCAAAGAAGAGGAGCTTATAGAATTTACGAGGATGTTCGCTACCACAAAGCCCGCTACTTTATGCTGGGCTCTAGGCATTACACAGCACTCGATCGGAAGTTCTAATACTAGAATTTTGGCTCTTTTGCAGCTCATACTAGGCAATATGGGAAAGCCGGGCGGCGGCTGCAACATCCTTCGAGGCCATGATAATGTTCAGGGCGCTACCGATATGTGCAATCTCTCCGATAGCTTGCCTGCGTATTATGGGCTAGCCGATAACGCTTGGAAGCACTTCTGCAAGGGCTGGGGCGTAGATTACGAACAGTTTATTAAAAGATTTGCCGTCTCTACTAAGCAGCCGCACGAAAAGCAGGGTGAAAAAGTGCCTGGTACGAATTTTACCGAGTATTTTCACTACGATCCGAGCATCGAGCAAGATACGATAAATTGGCGCAACGAAAAGGGCTTTTCGCTATCTAAATGGTGGCAGGGCGTTTTGAAAAACGAGCCCGTTTTAAGTAGTGGCAATGTCCGCGTTCTTTGGGTGCAAGGCACAGGAATTACTTCTATGGCTCATGTTCGCGAGACTCAAGAAGCATTAGGCAAGATCGATATGCTGGTAGTCGCCGAGCCGTTCTTAAACGAAGTAGCGATTCTAAACGATAGACCGGATGGAATTTATGTTTTGCCGGTAGCTACGCAGTTTGAAAGCGAAGGTCATCTAAGCGCTACAAACCGTAGCGGTCAGTGGAGAACTCAGATCGTTAAGCCGCTATTTGAGAGCAAAGAGGATCAAGAAGTAATGTTTTTATTCGCGAAAAAATTCGGCTTTTACGACGAATACGTTCGCGGCATGAAGATGGGCATCGTTGATGGCGAGCTTAAGCAGGTTAAAGACGATTTCGTTTGGCCTGACGACGCTACCGATGAGATCGCACGCAATACTCAAAGTATTGGAAATAACGGACGTACCGCAGCTAGATTTCGCAGACAGCAGAAAAACTGGCATCTATTTGATCCAGATACTTTGCGCGGCATAGGCGGCGAGGTCGAGGGCGAATACTACGGGCTTCCATGGCCTTGCTGGGATATGCAACACCCAGGCACGCCGATCCTTTACGACGTAACTAAGCCTTATGCCGACGGCGGTATGGGATTTAGGAACCGCTTTGGCTTAGAGCACGACGGCGTTTCGCAGCTAGCCGACGAGAGCATTACCCTTCCGGGATCAAAAATTCAAGGCGGACACGCAGAGATTACTAAGGCAAATATCGAACAGGTTTTAGGCATCACGCTAAGCGAGGATGAAAAAGCCAATATGGGGCCTACGTGGAGCACAGATTATAGCGGCATTATCGCTAAAAAATGCCGCGAGTTCGGAATTTGCCCATGCGGAAACGCAAGAGCAAGAGCGAAGGTTTGGCAGTTTGCGGATCAAATTCCAAAGCACCGCGAACCGATCCACTCGCCTAGATGGGATTTAGTAGAGAAATATCCGACTTTTGCGGATCAAAAACGAAATTTCCGCGTCTTTACGAGATTTATTTCCGAGCAGAAAAAGCAGGATTGGAGCAAGGACTTCCCTACTATCGTAAGCTCGCTAAGGCTTGTAAATTTAAGCGGTGCGGGTATGATCGAGCGCACGAGCAAGTATCTTTCGGCGATTACTCCGGAGATGTTTGCGCACGTAAATCCTAAGCTTGCCGCTGATAAAGGTATCAAAGATGGTGAGATGATGTGGATTCATTCGCCGCAAGGCACGAAGATCAAAGTCAAGTGCATCTATTCGCACGCCGTTACGCCTGATCGTATTGTTATGCCGTATAACTTCGCGGGAATTTTTCAGGGCGAGGATCTAAGCGAGCGCTATCCTGAGGGCACTAAGCCATATATCAGAGGCGAGAGCTCAAATACGATTACCAACTACGGCTTTGACATAAATACGCAAATTTCGGAATTTAACGCCGGTCTTTGCAGACTAGAAAGAGCATAA
- a CDS encoding 4Fe-4S binding protein, which produces MKEHGFYAAGLKDVVLSDDIEICGDEEGAKNEEFIVANSPKLKAQIYAPEINFYIENSADEPLQIAKNVDILYRAKDIAFDGALDSDYQKPVGKNVILACDEPREELVGLLRQHGFKVIALSRAEIKFVYGEIGDLAVTILSERDEVETEADFFLISGAAPYQLRQSGCYEISGLKDDEILEILNSKSPVYHYKNSTIFDPAICQYQGRRNELRAPCVEVCPTVAILKNDEKRELVFSHIDCIGCGACVSVCPSGALKFAKLPQSVFGEIAKLYAGKIPLLIAESEIESAPAAQLPCGVLPFGIFGSRQIDEVNLLSAMQESGSSVIVYGADVGEGTREAAELINGISRAIYGKDAVFLARNLTELQEALKWAQSSQPWAFSLNEQGLSKKEIFSKRVSAMVGDGSFGVVKSGELLKFGKVSINEASCTLCLSCVGACNTGALYADNSDNSIKLNASLCTTCNYCVLSCAEKDTIELQPCGVELEPGFFNYKMLAKDELFKCIECGKEFATSKAVMKIADMMGAHFANEPEKMKTLFCCGDCKAKIMIKKQIEDARKGAM; this is translated from the coding sequence ATGAAAGAACATGGATTTTACGCCGCGGGGCTAAAGGATGTCGTCTTAAGCGACGATATCGAAATTTGCGGCGATGAAGAGGGGGCGAAAAATGAGGAATTTATCGTTGCCAATTCACCGAAATTAAAGGCGCAAATTTATGCGCCCGAGATAAATTTTTATATAGAAAATTCCGCAGATGAGCCGCTACAAATCGCTAAAAACGTAGATATTTTGTATCGCGCCAAAGATATCGCCTTCGACGGCGCGCTAGATAGCGACTATCAAAAGCCCGTCGGCAAAAACGTGATTCTCGCCTGCGACGAGCCGCGAGAGGAGCTTGTGGGGCTACTTAGGCAGCACGGATTTAAGGTGATCGCGTTAAGCAGAGCCGAGATTAAGTTCGTCTACGGCGAGATTGGCGATCTTGCAGTTACGATTTTAAGCGAGCGAGATGAGGTTGAAACCGAGGCGGATTTTTTCTTGATTAGCGGCGCAGCGCCATATCAGCTACGACAAAGCGGCTGCTACGAGATCTCAGGGCTAAAAGACGATGAAATTTTAGAAATTTTAAATTCCAAAAGCCCGGTTTATCATTATAAGAATTCCACGATCTTCGATCCTGCGATCTGTCAGTATCAAGGCAGGCGAAATGAGCTGAGAGCGCCATGCGTGGAGGTTTGCCCTACAGTGGCGATTTTGAAAAATGACGAAAAGCGCGAGCTAGTATTTTCACACATCGACTGTATAGGCTGCGGCGCGTGCGTGAGCGTCTGCCCTAGCGGCGCGCTGAAATTTGCCAAGCTGCCCCAAAGCGTATTTGGCGAGATCGCAAAGCTCTATGCAGGCAAAATTCCGCTTCTCATCGCAGAGAGCGAAATCGAGTCCGCACCCGCAGCGCAGCTTCCGTGTGGCGTGCTGCCGTTTGGAATTTTTGGAAGCAGGCAAATAGATGAGGTAAATTTGCTAAGCGCTATGCAGGAAAGCGGCTCGAGCGTGATCGTTTATGGCGCAGACGTAGGCGAGGGCACGCGCGAAGCAGCGGAGCTTATCAATGGAATTTCGCGCGCGATCTACGGCAAGGACGCGGTATTTTTAGCGCGAAATTTAACCGAGCTGCAAGAGGCGCTAAAGTGGGCGCAAAGCTCTCAGCCCTGGGCGTTTAGCTTAAACGAACAGGGCCTTAGCAAGAAAGAAATTTTCTCAAAACGAGTAAGCGCAATGGTCGGCGATGGTAGCTTCGGCGTCGTAAAAAGCGGAGAGTTGCTAAAATTTGGCAAAGTAAGTATAAACGAAGCAAGTTGTACGCTCTGCCTTAGCTGCGTGGGCGCCTGTAATACCGGCGCGCTGTATGCCGACAACAGCGACAATTCGATTAAGCTCAACGCTTCGCTTTGCACGACGTGCAACTACTGCGTGTTAAGCTGCGCTGAAAAGGATACGATCGAGCTTCAGCCTTGCGGCGTGGAACTTGAGCCTGGATTTTTTAATTACAAAATGCTAGCTAAAGATGAGCTTTTTAAGTGCATTGAATGCGGTAAGGAATTTGCGACGAGCAAAGCCGTGATGAAGATCGCGGATATGATGGGCGCGCATTTTGCAAACGAGCCTGAAAAGATGAAGACACTTTTTTGCTGCGGCGATTGCAAGGCGAAAATAATGATAAAAAAGCAGATAGAAGATGCTAGAAAAGGGGCAATGTAA